The following are encoded in a window of Methylicorpusculum oleiharenae genomic DNA:
- the hisC gene encoding histidinol-phosphate transaminase: MNSEQIKTLFRAEVLALSAYKVTDARSFIKLDAMENPFSWPEDIKQQWLNSLTDCALNRYPDPEARQLCLTLRQNNGISDEHGLILGNGSDEIIQMLLMALPTGSGVLAPDPSFVMYKQVSLSLGLDYIGVPLNSETFDLDLDAMLDAIALHQPSLVFLAYPNNPTGNLFEKGAVIEIIKACKGLVVLDEAYAPFANASFMGELGHFDNLLVMRTLSKLGLAGLRLGYLAGHPLVIQELNKIRLPYNINILTQATAEFALQHSELFNTQTAILCSERSRVLSVLEAMNRFCVYPSAANFILFRTQADQATTLFEHIKKQGVLIKNMSPQGGLMKDCLRVTIGTPEENDAFLNALSA; encoded by the coding sequence ATGAACAGCGAGCAAATCAAAACACTTTTCAGAGCTGAAGTCCTTGCCTTGTCAGCTTACAAGGTGACAGATGCCCGAAGCTTCATTAAACTGGATGCCATGGAAAATCCTTTCTCATGGCCTGAAGACATCAAACAGCAATGGCTCAACAGCCTCACTGATTGCGCGCTAAACCGTTATCCAGACCCTGAAGCCCGGCAACTGTGCCTGACATTAAGACAAAATAACGGGATATCCGATGAGCATGGCTTGATACTGGGCAACGGCTCGGATGAAATCATCCAGATGTTACTGATGGCGTTGCCAACGGGTTCCGGTGTCTTGGCGCCTGATCCCAGCTTTGTCATGTACAAACAAGTCAGCCTATCACTTGGCCTTGACTATATCGGCGTACCGTTAAACAGTGAGACTTTTGACCTTGATCTGGACGCCATGCTTGACGCCATCGCTCTCCATCAACCTTCCCTGGTCTTTCTGGCTTACCCCAATAATCCTACCGGCAATCTATTTGAAAAAGGGGCCGTTATCGAAATCATCAAGGCTTGTAAGGGTTTGGTGGTATTGGATGAGGCTTACGCTCCTTTTGCGAACGCCAGCTTCATGGGTGAGTTGGGCCATTTTGATAATCTGCTTGTGATGCGCACACTTTCCAAATTGGGCTTGGCCGGTTTGCGACTGGGCTACTTGGCAGGACACCCTCTTGTCATTCAGGAACTCAACAAAATCCGCCTGCCCTACAACATCAATATTTTAACGCAGGCCACCGCTGAATTTGCGTTGCAGCATAGCGAACTGTTTAACACTCAAACCGCTATTCTTTGTAGCGAGCGAAGCCGGGTACTTAGCGTATTGGAAGCGATGAACCGCTTTTGCGTCTACCCAAGTGCCGCCAATTTTATTTTATTCAGAACTCAAGCTGACCAGGCAACCACGCTGTTTGAACACATCAAAAAACAAGGTGTGCTCATTAAAAACATGTCACCTCAAGGAGGATTGATGAAAGATTGCCTGAGAGTCACAATTGGCACACCGGAAGAAAATGACGCCTTTTTAAATGCGTTATCAGCTTAA